One window of Trifolium pratense cultivar HEN17-A07 linkage group LG5, ARS_RC_1.1, whole genome shotgun sequence genomic DNA carries:
- the LOC123883959 gene encoding uncharacterized protein LOC123883959: MKMCEKKKIVSICVMIMLVMAHADNSPPPPSQPSSPTGRIACLAKCAFKCKRFKTRIPLYAGCVAACTLLKCHKVLSKVTYDCATNCSMSKTFNINTDAGGVNDIVNSCLKSCKNK; encoded by the exons ATGAAAATGTGTGAGAAGAAAAAGATTGTTTCAATATGTGTGATGATAATGTTAGTTATGGCACACGCTGATAATTCTCCTCCACCTCCATCACAACCTAGTTCACCAACTGGTCGAATCGCTTGTCTTGCCAAATGTGCTTTTAAATGTAAACGCTTCAAAACAAGAATTCCATTATATGCAGGTTGTGTTGCTGCATGTACATTATTGAAATGTCATAAAGTATTGTCAAAAGTTACTTATGATTGTGCAACTAATTGTTCGATGTCCAAGACCTTTAACATCAACACTG ATGCCGGTGGTGTTAATGATATCGTGAATTCATGCTTGAAATCttgcaaaaacaaataa